The following coding sequences are from one Saccopteryx bilineata isolate mSacBil1 chromosome 3, mSacBil1_pri_phased_curated, whole genome shotgun sequence window:
- the DR1 gene encoding protein Dr1 isoform X2 — MASSSGNDDDLTIPRAAINKMIKETLPNVRVANDARELVVNCCTEFIHLISSEANEICNKSEKKTISPEHVIQALESLGFGSYISEVKEVLQECKTVALKRRKANSRLENLGIPEEELLRQQQELFAKVAQASDHEIMLMIPCSSW, encoded by the exons ATGGCTTCCTCTTCTGGCAACGATGATGATCTGACTATACCCAGAGCTGCTATCAATAAGATGATCAAAGAGACTCTCCCCAATGTCCGGGTGGCCAACGATGCCCGGGAGCTGGTGGTGAACTGCTGCACCGAATTCATTCACCTTATATCTTCTGAAGCCAATGAGATTTGCAACAAATCGGAAAAGAAGACCATCTCGCCAGAGCATGTCATACAAG ccCTAGAAAGTTTGGGCTTTGGCTCTTATATCAGTGAAGTAAAAGAAGTTTTACAAGAATGCAAAACTGtagcattaaaaagaagaaaggccaATTCTCGTTTGGAAAACCTTGGCATTCCTGAGGAAGAGTTATTGAGACAGCAACAGGAATTATTTGCAAAA gtggctcaagccagcgaccatgagatcatgttgatgatcccatgctcaagctggtga
- the DR1 gene encoding protein Dr1 isoform X1, protein MASSSGNDDDLTIPRAAINKMIKETLPNVRVANDARELVVNCCTEFIHLISSEANEICNKSEKKTISPEHVIQALESLGFGSYISEVKEVLQECKTVALKRRKANSRLENLGIPEEELLRQQQELFAKARQQQAELAQQEWLQMQQAAQQAQLAAASASASNQTGSSQDEEDEDDI, encoded by the exons ATGGCTTCCTCTTCTGGCAACGATGATGATCTGACTATACCCAGAGCTGCTATCAATAAGATGATCAAAGAGACTCTCCCCAATGTCCGGGTGGCCAACGATGCCCGGGAGCTGGTGGTGAACTGCTGCACCGAATTCATTCACCTTATATCTTCTGAAGCCAATGAGATTTGCAACAAATCGGAAAAGAAGACCATCTCGCCAGAGCATGTCATACAAG ccCTAGAAAGTTTGGGCTTTGGCTCTTATATCAGTGAAGTAAAAGAAGTTTTACAAGAATGCAAAACTGtagcattaaaaagaagaaaggccaATTCTCGTTTGGAAAACCTTGGCATTCCTGAGGAAGAGTTATTGAGACAGCAACAGGAATTATTTGCAAAA GCTAGACAGCAACAAGCAGAACTGGCCCAGCAGGAGTGGCTTCAGATGCAGCAAGCTGCCCAGCAAGCCCAGCTTGCTGCTGCCTCAGCCAGCGCATCGAACCAGACAGGTTCTTCTCAGGATGAAGAAGATGAAGATGATATCTGA